A single window of Athene noctua chromosome 1, bAthNoc1.hap1.1, whole genome shotgun sequence DNA harbors:
- the UPK1B gene encoding uroplakin-1b — MAKSDDGIRILQGLLVFGNVVIGMCGIALTAECIFFVSDPHGLYPLLEATENDDIYAAAWIGIFVGFALFALSILGIVGVIKSNRTLLLVYIILMLITYAFEMASCITAATHRDFLTPNLFLKQMLERYQKPEPDNNNDKWMTEGVTKTWDKLMLRNQCCGVRGPSDWQEYTSAFRITHNDADFPWPRNCCVMDAQGSPVNLDGCKLGVPGYYNSNGCYDSISGPMNTHAWGVAWFGFAILCWTFCVLLGTMFYWSRIEY; from the exons ATGGCAAAAAGTGATGATGGCATACGCATCTTGCAGGGTCTATTAGTTTTTGGAAATGTGGTCATTGGG ATGTGCGGCATTGCCCTGACAGCAGAGTGCATCTTCTTTGTGTCCGATCCCCACGGTCTCTACCCTCTGCTGGAAGCTACAGAAAATGATGACATCTATGCTGCTGCCTGGATTGGCATCTTTGTTGGCTTTGCACTCTTTGCTCTGTCTATACTTGGTATCGTTGGAGTCATTAAGTCCAACAGGACCTTGCTGCTGGTG TATATTATTTTGATGCTGATCACTTATGCATTTGAAATGGCTTCTTGCATCACGGCAGCAACTCACCGAGACTTT CTCACTCCGAATCTCTTCCTGAAGCAAATGCTGGAGAGGTATCAGAAGCCAGAGCCAGACAATAACAATGACAAATGGATGACTGAAGGGGTTACAAAGACTTGGGATAAACTCATGCTTCGG AACCAGTGCTGCGGGGTACGGGGCCCCTCCGACTGGCAGGAGTACACATCCGCCTTCCGCATCACACACAACGATGCTGACTTCCCTTGGCCACGCAATTGCTGTGTCATGGATGCCCAAGGATCTCCCGTCAACCTCGACGGCTGCAAGCTTGGAGTCCCTGGCTACTATAACAGCAAT GGTTGTTATGACTCTATTTCTGGACCAATGAACACACATGCCTGGGGTGTTGCCTGGTTTGGTTTTGCCATCCTCTGCTGGACG TTCTGCGTCCTCCTTGGTACCATGTTCTACTGGAGCAGAATTGAATACTGA